The window TTGTCCAGCTTTAAATGAAAATAATTCTTTTAATTCCGAAGGAACAGAAAATAATATAGAAACTGCATCTTTAGTTTCCTGTATTAGTTCTTTTATTTTTAGTTTGTAAAATGTATTCATTCTTAAATTTTGAATTGCAAAAATAACGAAGTTCTAACAAACCAAGTGTTAGCATTTTAATAAATGTATACCTAAGAATTTTATACATAAGAAAATTATGTATATATTTACGGCAAGAAAAACTTTCATTGCTAGTTTACGAAGCAATCTTTTTTATTGAAAAGGAAAATTTAAATGTCCGTTTGAGCGTAGTCGAGAACAAAAAAGACTTCTCGATACAATTTCGGTAGAAAAACAGAAATCACTCGAAGTGACTGCAACTGCAAAACGATTGAATAAAATCAATTTATAACATGAAAAAAAATAATTTACCAGTGATTTTAATTATTATAAGTACAGTATTAATAATTCTTAATTTTATGTTTACTTCAGATGATATGAATCTTGGGTTTTGGCTCAGAATTTTAGGAAGTGTCTTTTTAATTATAACAATGTTGTTGGTAATTAGAAACAGAAAACAACAATTACACGATTAAACATTTCAAAATATGGGAAATCAGAAATTATATAAAGGTTCTTTACAAACCATCATTTTAAAACTTTTGGCACAAAATGATAAAATGTATGGATACGAAATAACACAGAAAGTAAAAGAATTAACCAAAGGCGAGCTCAAAATAACCGAAGGTGCTTTGTATCCTGCTTTACATAAATTAGAAGCCGAAGGTTTGTTAGATGTTGAGGTTGCAAAAGTAGGGAACCGATTGCGTAAATATTACAAGCTTACCGAAAGTGGAACCAAAGAAACTGCCAATAAATTAGCCGAAATGCAAGAGTTTTTAAAAACGATGCAGCATTTGGTAAACCCTAAATTTAGCTTGGAGTAAGATGGAAAATAAATACGAAATAACCGAAAAGCAACTCGCTTTTTTGGAAGATTATTTGAAAAGGAAATATCCAAATTTCCAAGATGAAGTTAGAATTGAATTAATAGACCATTTAATTTCTGACTTTGAAGCAACAACACAAAACGGAAATTTATCTCAATATTTATCTAATGAATTAGGTTTTATAAGAAGATTTGCAAACCGAAGGGTAAGCGAATTTAAAAAAACCTACGGAAAACAAACGTGGAATCATTTTTTCGATTTTTTTACTGATTTAAAATTGTTACCAATTTCTATTGCCGTTTTTAGCATGTTTTATTTTTTAGCTGAAAAACTAAATAATAAATGGCTTTGGGGAACTTTTTTGATTCTTCAATCTGTAATTTTATTATTATCTGCTTTTTTTGGGATGATAAATAAAAAGAAATTAAGTAAAGTTGATGAGGTAAAGTATTTAGGAGCAGAAATATGGTTACCTTTTCTTATGATTCATCTAGCAGATGGTTTTGAGTTTAAATATTTCTTAATGTCCAATAGTTATTTATTCACAATCTATGCTTCATTTGCAATTATTTATGGCTTAGCGGCATTTATAGTTTTAAGAAAACAACGTAAAATTATTTTAGAAAAGTACAAACACTTGTTAAACTAACGCTATGGAATTAACAAAAGATCAAGTTTTACAAATAGACAATTATATTTCCGCTTGCGGAATAAAATATTATGATGTAAAAATGGAAATTGTAGACCATTTTGCATCAATTTTAGAATATAGATTAGAGAAAGAACCAAATTTATATTTTAAAAATGCAATTGTAGAAGAACATAAGAAATTTAGTGATAATGGATTTAAAAAACTGTTGGAAACTAAGACAAAATCTACTCACAAACGTTTTATAAAACAGACGTTTTTAAATTTTAAGACGTTTTTTAAACTTCCTAAAGTGATAATTTCTATTGCTTTATTTTTTGTTTTACTTCAAATAATGGATGTTGTTGAAAATAAAGAATATTTCTTCTTAGGTTTAAATTTTTTCGCCTTAATTCTAACTTTTTCTTTAGCTTTTATAGGTATGAAAAGAAGCAAAAAAGAAAGAACATTTTTAACTTTAAACATGACAATGAGGTTTGTAACCTTTTTTCATTCATTTGTTATTATTCTTCAGCTTTTTAATAACAGAGGTGAAATAAGCTTGTTAAATAAAAATCATAATTATCTACATATTGGTGCATATGTTTTATTGTTTTTATTATTCTGGTCTGGAGAATATGTATATTATCAAAATAAAAAAGAAGTACAACAACAATATCCAAACGTAATTGTATAAGAATGAAACTAACCCAAGAAAACATACAAAACCTATATAAATTCACCAGAAAACATTACGTGTATCATTACGATGTACAAACAGAGTTGGTAGATCATTTAGCAAATGATATAGAGCAAATTTGGGAAGAAAGCCCAAAGCTTTCCTTTGAAAAAGCGAGAGATACTTCCTTCAAAAAATTCGGAATTTTTGGTTTTATGGATGTTATAGAAGCCAAGCAAAAACAAATGAATAAACGGTATAGAAAGATTATGTGGCGTTTTTTTAAAGAATGGTATACAATGCCTAAAATTATTACAACATTAACGCTTGTTTTAGGGCTTTTTTGTTTGTTACAAATTCCGTTTTCGCAATATATATTGTTAGGTGTTTTATTTATTTTAGTTGTAATTGATTTAAGAAACCTATATATCAGAAGAAAAGAACAGCAAAAACAACAAAAGAAAGACAAAGTTTTTTTATTAGAAGCAATGATAGGCGATACAAGAAATGGTTTTTCTGGAATTATGTTTATTAATAGTTTTAACCTGGTTAATGCTTTTAAAACTGATTTTTCTCAACTCGAAAACCATATTATATTATTAATTTCTTTTGTTGCGGTAGCTATTTCAATTCTATTTTACGTCACTGGTTTTTTAATGCCTCAAAAAGCTCAAGAACTCTTAGAAGAAACCTACCCAGAATATAAAATGGTTAATTCTTTGTAACAAAATGAATTCGTTTGCTACTTATTAGATAATCAAACTAATTTACTACCAATGATTTCACACTTTTTAAACTTAGAATGGAAGCAGTTTTTTAGATCTGCTTCATTTGGAAAAAATGTAGGAATAAAAATCCTCATGGCTTTTTTTGCTATTATTATTTTAGTAAACTTTTTATTCTTAGGAGCTAAAGGATATTCTATTTTAGAGGAATTATTTCCAGGTAAAGATCCATTTGTTTTGGTCAATCAGTTTATGATTTTCATGGTCATTTCCGATTTAATTTTTAGGTACTTAATGCAAAAGATTCCAGTAATGGATATTAAGCCAATGTTGGCTTTACCAATTAAGAAAAACAAACTGGTAAACTATGTGTTAACAAAATCTGTTTTTTCATTTTTCAATTTCGGTTCTTTAGTTTTATACATACCTTTTGCTATTGTATTAATTATGGAAGGTTATAATGTTGCAGGCGTTGTTGGTTGGACATTTTTTATGATTATGTTGGCTATTTGCCTCAATTTTACTAATTTTTTAATCAACAAAAACAACATTGCTTTAGGAGTTTTAGTTGCTCTTTTAGGTGGTTTGTGGCTCGCTTTTAAATATGAATTAGGAAACGTAACAGGTTTCTTTGGTGATCTATTTTATGCAGTGTATCAAAACCCATTACTATCAATTATAGGAGTAATTTTTGCTGGAATTTTATATTATTTAAATTTTAAACAATTATCGAACGTTATATATTTAGATGGTGCTGTAAAAACAGAAAATCAAGAAGTTAATACTTCAGATTTATCTTTTGTAGATCGTCTGGGTAGCGTTGCTCCGTTTATTAAAAATGATATGCGACTAATTTGGAGAAACAAAAGAACAAAAACGGTTTTTCTTATGTCGTTTTTCTTTCTACTCTTCGGATTAATGTTCTTTACCATGGAAAGTTATAAAGACATGGAAGTAATGCAATTATACGGAGCTATTTTTGTAACAGCTGGTTTTAGTATGAATTATGGTCAGTTTGTTCCGGCTTGGGACAGTGAACATTATAGAATGTTAATGACTCAAAATCTTTCGTACAGAAAATTTCTAGAAAGCAAATGGTATTTAATGATTGTAATGACGGTTATTTTATTCGTTTTATGTACACCTTATTTGTACTTCGGAATACATAAATACTTATTAATTGTTGCCGGTTTTTTCTTCAATTTAGGTTTTACACCATTAATAATGCTGTATATGGGCGCATTTAATAAAAAAAGAATTGAACTTTCTTCAGGAGGATTAGCAAATACGCAAGGAACAAGTGCAGCACAGTTTTTGGTTATGATTCCGGTACTTGTTTTACCAATAATAGTGTATGCAATTGTAAATCATTTCTTAGGTTTTAATGCCGCAATTATTGCAATTGCACTTATTGGAGTTGTTTCTTTACTATTAAAAAACCCAATTATGAGTTTTATTGAAAAGAAATATCAAGAAAAGAAGTACGCAACCATTCACGGATTTAAACAACAAGACTAACCAACTTTAATTCAATATATAAAATGATACAAGCAAATAACATCACCAAAAAATACGGAAAAGCACAAGTATTAAATATAGAATCGTTAGAAATTCCTAAAGGACAATCTTTCGGGTTAGTTGGTAACAACGGAGCAGGAAAAACTACCTTTTTTAATATGTTGTTAGATTTAATTAGACCAACATCTGGCGAAATTATTAATAACACAGTTGTTGTAAATAAAAGTGAAGAATGGAAAACTTTTACAAGCTCTTTTATAGATGAAAGTTTTTTAATTGGATATTTAACTCCAGATGAATATTTCGATTTTATTGGCGATTTACGCGGAATGAACAAAGCCGATGTAAAAACATTTTTAAGTCAGTTTGATGAGTTTTTTAACGGAGAAATCATTGGAAAGAAAAAATACTTAAGAGATTTAAGTAAAGGAAACCAGAAAAAAGCAGGAATTGTTGGCGCAATGATGGGCAATCCGAAAGTTGTAATTTTAGATGAACCTTTTGCAAACTTAGATCCAACAACGCAAATACGTTTAAAAACGATGATTAAAAAGCTAACGGAAGACAAAGAAATAACCGTTTTAGTTTCTAGTCACGATTTAACGCATGTAACCGAAGTTTGCGAACGAATTGTAGTTTTAGACAAAGGAAATGTGGTAAAAGATATAGCAACATCTCAAGAAACTTTAACAGAATTAGAAAGCTATTTTTCTGCGTAAGCAAAAAAATCCTTTTTTATTCCTATTTTTACGCTCTCATTACAATAATAATCATTGATTTTAGTTGTATGTTAGAGCGTAATTTTTTTATGAAAAACCTTAAGAAAACAGTCCTTTTAGCAGTCCTTTTAATTGCAGTCTTATCTTGTAGCACAAGAAAAGACACTCTTGTTAGTCGTAATTTTCACGCATTAACCACAAAATACAACGTGCTTTTTAATGGAGAACAAGCGTTTATAAAAGGCTTGGAAGAAATAAGCAGCAAACACAAAGATAATTACTGGAAACGCTTATTAATTGAGCCAATAACGTTTGAGGACACTAAAATTCAAGCGCCAAAATTCAAAAATTCTATAGGAGAAGAAGACGAGAATAAAAATCTAACTTCATTTGAACTAGCAGAAGAAAAAGCGATAAAAGCGGTTCAGAAACATTCCATGAATATAAAAGGTAGAGAACGTAATCGTCAAATTGATGATGCGTATTTACTTTTGGGTAAATCGCGTTATTATACACAACGTTTTATTCCGGCTTTAGAAGCCTTAAATTATGTAATTGCAGAATATCCGGATGCTAATTTAATTAACGAGACAAAGATTTGGAGAGCAAAAACTAATATTCGTTTAGAAAATGAAAAATTAGCAATAGAATCTTTAAAATTATTGTTAGACGTTCAAGAAGGAGACGATAAACTAACCGACGAAATTAAAGAACAAGCACACACTGCAATGGCAATGGCGTATGCGAAGACAGATACAATTCAGAAAGTAATAGAACACTTAACGCTTGCAACTAGAACACATGAAAATAAAGAGCAAACTGCTCGTAATTTATTCATTTTAGGGCAAGTTTATAGTGAGTTAGATAGAAAAGATTCTGCAATTGTAGTGTTTCAAAAATTGGCAGACTTCAAGAAAATGCCATATAAATACCGCATTCATTCTAACATAGAATTGGTAAAAAACACATCGGCAGATTCTTCTTCAGTAGCGTTAATAAAGCGTTTTGAAAAGCTGATTAAGAATAGAGATAATCGTCCGTATTTAGATAAGTTGTATTACCACGTTGCGGTTTTACATGAAAATCAAGATAGTATTGCAGATGCAATTTCATATTATCAAAAATCATTAAAAGCAAAAGATGCAGATGATTATCAAAAAACATACACGTTTGAAAAGTTAGGTGATATTCATTTTAAAAATGCTGAGTTTATAAAAGCAAGTGTTTTTTACGACAGTGTTTTACAAGTTGCAACTGAAGATGTTGTGAATGAAAAACGTATAAGAAAAGTAAAGAGAAGACATAAATCTTTGGCTTCTTTGGGTAAATATGAAAACGTTTTAAAAATAAACGATAGCATTTTACATATTGCTAATTTACCTGAAGGTGAACAAAAAATATATTTTGAAAACTATATTGCTAAGATTAAAAAGCAAGATGAAGAAAATGCGCAACAACAATTAAATGCACTTTCTTTTGGTAATTCTTTTGGCGGAGGATCTTCAATATCAACAACAAACAATAGCGGAAAATGGTATTTTTATAATACACAAGCAAAGGCTTTTGGTGAAGCGGAATTTCAAAGAGTTTGGGGAACAAGGTCTTTAGAAGATAATTGGCGTTGGAGTGATAAAACAACAGTTTCTTCTAATGATACTGATGTTGATGCTGACAATCAAACTAATAAGCGTTACGAGTTGGCAACTTATTTAGAAACAATTCCAACAGATAAAGTAGCTATTGATAGTTTAACGTTTCAACGAAATGATGCGTTGTATCAATTAGGATTAATTTATAAAGAGCAATTTAAAAATCCGCAATTAGCAATTAAAAACTTAGAACGTTTGCAAACGGTTAATACAGACGAACGATTAAATCTGCCAATAAATTATCATTTGTATCAAATTTATACATCGTTAAATAGCCCGAAAGCAAACGAGTATAAAAACGTTATTCTAACGAAGTATCCAGACACAAAATACGCTCAGATTATAAAGTATCCAACCAAAAAATTAGCACAAGATGAAGAGGTTGATAAAATAGCAGATGCTTATAAAGATATTTATTATTTATATAAAGAGAATAAGTTTGATGAGGTAATAACGAAGATTGATGTGTTGCTGCCAACTATTTTAGAATCTAATTTATTGCCGAAATTCGATTTACTAAAAGCCTACGCAATTGGTAAAATAAAAGATAAAGAAACCTACAAAACAGCTATGGAGTTTGTAGCATTAACATATGCAAATACAGAAGAAGGGAAAAAAGCTAAAGAAATAGTAAAACAATTAAATTAACCCTTACAATTATTTAAAATGTTTAAAAAAGACCAAACTACTAACGAACAAAAAAAATCTTCAGAAAGAAATATTTTAGCACAAAACACACAAATTATTGGTAACATAACTTCTGATGGAGATTTTAGGATTGATGGAACTTTAGAAGGAAATTTAACTACTGATGGACGTGTTGTAATTGGTGCAAAAGGTCTTGTTACAGGGTCTGTAATTTGTGCAAATGCAGATATTGAAGGTGGGTTTTCTGGAGATTTAAAAGTATCTAAAACCTTAACGGTAAAAAGAACTGCAACTATTTCTGGAGATGTTGTTATTGGTAAACTTTCTGTAGAACCAGGAGCTACATTTAATGCAACTTGTAGTATGAAAGGTGCTGTAAAAGAATTAAAAAATGACAAAGAAAAGGCAACCGCTTAATAAATTTGTTCGCTTTACAGGAATTGCTTTTCAAATGGGATTAACAATTTACTTAGGTAATTTGTTAGGTGAATATTTGGATCAAAAATACCCAAATGAAAATGATGCTTACACCAAGGGAGTTACATTACTCGCTGTATTTGTCTCAATGTTTTCTGTAATTATGCAGGTTTCTAAAATTTCTAAAACTAATGATTAAAAAGATACTTCCTTTTTTATCGGCTATTATAATTGTATTTCTAATAAGTTATTTAGGTCATAGTAAATCGCTCGATTTGTTTAATTCTCAGTTATCATATTCACTTTTAAAAGTTTATTTATTTCACCTAATTGCATCTGCAATAGTCTTTACTTTAGTGGTTTTGGTGTTTTTTAAAATACCAAATCAAGCAGGTTATGCTTACTTAGCCTCTGTGTTTTTAAAACTTGGTTTCTTTGTTTTAATTTTTAAAGCGTCAGTTTTTACGGAAGTAGACTTAACAAAAGTAGAAAGGGTTTCTTTAGTGATTCCGTTATTTATCTTTTTAATTAGTGAAGCAATAGGAGTGTCAAAACTATTGAATAGCAATTAGTTCACTATTTTTCTTAGTAATTGTTGGGCATAAAAAAAAACTCTAAAAACTAACTTAAAAAATCTATCGTATTTTTAATTTATTATGTACCTTTGCACCGAATTTTAGGAAGCATAATTCTATATTTAATTTAAGGTATGGCGATAGCAACAAAATCTATCAAGTTTTTAGTATTATTTACAATAGTGTTTACATCTTTTACAGCTTTTGCTGGGGGAGATACTCCTTCTTCTGATAAAGATGGTCAAATTAATACTCCAAAAGGTATTAAAGAGTATATTCAACACCACCTTAAAGATTCTCACGATTTTTCGTTGTTTTCGTATTCAAATGATGCGGGTGAAAGAAAACATATTGGTTTTCCACTTCCTGTTATTGTTTGGACAAGTAACGGTTTAAAGACCTTTATGTCTTCGGAGTTTCATCATAATGATGATGGTCATGTGTTAGTTGAAAAAGGCGATACAAAATTAACTAAAATTCACGGTAAGATTTACGAATTAGACGCAGGTGCATCTACGGTTTCTTTTGATGGAGAACACCACGCAACAAATGCACATAAAGTTTTAGATTTCTCGATAACTAAAAGTGTATTCGGAATATTATTAGCAGCATTATTAATGTTTTTAGGTTTTGGTTCTTTAGCTAAAGGATACAAGAAAGGAGCAATTCCTACAGGAGTTGGTCGTATACTAGAACCATTAGTGTTATATGTTCGTGATGATATCGCAAAACCAAATATTGGAGAAAAGAAATATAGAAAGTTTATGCCTTATTTATTAACGGTGTTTTTCTTTATCTGGATATTAAACTTATTAGGTTTAACTCCGTTAGGTTTTAACGTAACAGGTCAAATTGCAGTAACAGTTTGTTTAGCTGTAATTACAACTATAATATACATAACTAACGGTAGTAAAGATTTCTGGGCACATACATTATGGATGCCAGGTGTACCAATGTTATTAAGACCTATTTTAGCAGTATTAGAATTAGCAGGTTTCTTGTTAATTAAACCATTTTCATTATTAGTGCGTTTATTTGCAAATATTACAGCAGGTCACTCAGTAGTAATGGGTATTGCAGCGTTAATGATTTTATTGAAAGCACAATTTGGAACCGTTGGAGCTACAGGAATATCATTTGTATTAACGTTGTTCTTAACAGTTATAGAATTATTAGTAGCTTTTTTGCAGGCATATATCTTTACAATGTTATCGGCATTATTTATTGGTATGGCAGTAGAAGAGCACGATCATGCACATGATCATTAAGGAATTGAAAGTAATAGTAAAAGTTTGTTTAATTTAATAAAAATCAATTAGTATGTACAATTTAATTGGAGCAGGATTAATCGTAATCGGTGGAGGAATCGGACTAGGTCAAATTGGAGGAAAAGCAATGGAAGGAATTGCTCGTCAACCTGAGGCTGCTGGTAAAATCCAAACAGCGATGATCATTATTGGAGCATTATTAGAAGGTTTAGCATTTGGTGCTTTACTTTTAGGAAAATAATTTTTTCAATACACAGAAACAAAAACACTTTCTGTAACGGTTGGTTACAGAAGTGTTTTTTAAAAAATTAAACAGCATAAAAAATTAGTAGTATGGATATTTTTAATGATTTTTCAATAGGATTATTTGCAATGCAAGCTGTAATCTTACTTGTATTATTATTTTTATTAGCAAAGTTTGCTTGGAAACCAATTATGAATTCTCTTGAAGAAAGAGAGTCTGGTATCGAAGATGCATTAGAAGCTGCAGCAAATGCACGTAAAGAAATGCAAAATTTACAAGCAGATAACGAAAAATTAATCAAAGAAGCACGTGCAGAAAGAGATGCAATGATGAAAGATGCTCGTGAGATTAAAGAAAAGATGATTGCAGATGCAAAAGAAGATGCAAAAGAAGTAACTTCTAAATTAATAGAAAGTGCACAAGCATCTATAGAGCAAGAAAAACAAGCTGCATTAGCTGAGATAAAAAAGAACGTAGCGGATTTATCTATTGGTATAGCAGAAACAGTAATCAGAAAAGAATTAGCTTCTAAAGACGATCAAATTAAGTTGGTAGAAGGTATGTTAAAAGAGGTTACTTTAAACTAAGAAGCGGTAATGAAACAATCTAGACCAGCATTAAGATACGCAAAAGCTATATTAAATATTGCTAAAGATCATTCTAGTGAAGCAGAAGTAAACGATAACATGAAAGTTATTGCTGCTACTATTGATGAAAGCAAAGATTTAGAGACAATGCTTGCAAGTCCAGTTATTAAAGCTTCAGACAAAAAGAAAGTATTAGACGCATTATTTGCAGAAAACTCTAATAGTGTAATAGCAGGTTTGTTTAATTTATTAGAAGAAAACAAACGTTTATCAATGTTGGAGTCTATTGCAAAGCAGTATACTGTAATTTTTGAACACTTTAGAAGTACGCAAGTAGCTAAAGTTACTACAGCAGTTGCTTTAACACCAGAAATGGAAGCTAAAGTACATGCTAAAATAGAAGAACTAACAGGCAATAAATCTAGCCTGGAGAATACTATAGATCCTACTATTTTAGGTGGATTTATATTAAGAGTAGGAGATGTGCAATATGATGCAAGTATCTCTAATCATTTAAGTGAATTAAGAAAGGAATTTGACAACAGTCATTTTATCCCAAAAATTTAATTATACATCAAATTATAACAGATGGCGGCAATTAAACCAGCTGAAGTTTCAGCAATTTTAAAACAACAATTAACAAACTTCGAAGCAAAAGCTTCTTTAAACGAAGTAGGAACTGTATTACAAGTAGGTGATGGTATCGCACGTGTATATGGTTTATCTAATGTTCAATACGGTGAATTAGTAGATTTCGGAAACGGACTTGAAGGTATTGTATTAAACTTAGAAGAAGATAACGTTGGAGTTGTATTATTAGGAGCTTCTACAGGAGTTAGTGAAGGATCAACAGTTAAACGTACAGAACGTATTGCCTCTTTAAGAGCAGGTGAAGGAATTGTAGGTAGAGTTGTAGATACTTTAGGAAGTCCAATTGATGGAAAAGGTCCTATCAAAGGGGAAACTTACGAAATGCCATTAGAGCGTAGAGCGCCAGGTGTAATTTATCGTGAGCCTGTAACAGAACCGTTACAAACTGGTATTAAATCTATTGACGCAATGATTCCTGTTGGTCGTGGTCAACGTGAGTTGATTATTGGAGACCGTCAAACTGGTAAATCTACAGTTGCTATTGATACCATTTTAAATCAAAAAGAATTTTACGATGCTGGTGCGCCAGTATACTGTATATATGTAGCTATTGGTCAAAAAGCTTCTACAGTTGCAGCAATTGCAAACATGTTAGAAGAAAGAGGTGCCTTAGCATACACAACGATTGTAGCAGCAAATGCATCAGATCCTGCAGCAATGCAAGTTTATGCACCATTTGCAGGAGCAGCAATTGGAGAGTACTTTAGAGATTCAGGAAGACCAGCTTTAATCATTTATGATGATTTATCTAAACAAGCTGTTGCTTACCGTGAAATTTCTTTATTATTAAGAAGACCACCGGGACGTGAGGCGTATCCTGGAGATGTATTTTACTTACACTCAAGATTATTAGAACGTTCTGCAAAAGTTATTAATGACGATAAAATTGCAAGTGAAATGAACGATTTACCAGATTCTTTAAAAGGAATTGTAAAAGGTGGAGGTTCTTTAACTGCATTACCAATTATTGAAACACAAGCAGGAGACGTTTCAGCATATATCCCAACAAACGTAATTTCTATTACAGATGGGCAAATCTTCTTAGATGGAGATTTATTTAACTCTGGTGTACGTCCAGCAATTAACGTAGGTATTTCTGTATCTCGTGTTGGTGGTAACGCTCAGATTAAATCAATGAAAAAAGTATCTGGTACTTTAAAACTAGATCAAGCTCAGTTCCGTGAATTAGAAGCGTTTGCTAAGTTTGGTTCAGATTTAGATGCTGCAACAATGAATGTTATTTCTAAAGGACAACGTAACGTTGAAATTTTGAAGCAAGCTCAAAACGATCCTTTTTCAGTAGAAGATCAAGTTGCAATTATCTATGCAGGTTCTAAAAACTTGTTAAAAGATGTACCAGTAAACAAAGTAAAAGAATTTGAAAAAGATTTTATTTCTTACTTAAATGCTAAACATAGAGATGCTTTAGATACTTTAAAATCAGGTAAATTAACTGATGAAGTTACTGATACATTAACAGCAGTAGCAAAAGAAATTTCAAGTAAATATTAAAAATTAGGAATTAGTGTTTAGTAGTTAGTAAATAGTACAAACTACTAAACACTAACTACTAACACCTAATTATAAACAATGGCAAACTTAAAAGAAATACGTAACAGAATTACTTCTATTGGTTCAACAATGCAAATTACAAGTGCTATGAAAATGGTATCTGCAGCAAAGTTGAAAAAAGCCCAAGATGCTATTACGGCAATGCGCCCATATTCTTCTAAGCTTACCGAATTGTTACAAAACTTAAGCGCAACATTAGATTCTGATGCTGGAGGTGCTTACTCTCAACAAAGAGAAGTAAATAATGTGTTATTAGTTGCAATTACTTCTAACAGAGGTTTGTGTGGTGGTTTTAACTCTTCAATTATAAAAGAAACAGTTAAAACAATCAATCAAAAATACAGCGATGCAACTGTAGACCTTTTTACAATTGGTAAAAAAGGAGATGATATTTTATCAAAAACAAATAAAGTAATTGAAAACAGAAACGATGTTTTTGATGATTTAACTTTTGATAATGTTGCAGAAATTGCAGAAAAATTAATGGCTTTATATGTAGATGGTACCTATGATAAAATAGAAATCATTTACAATCAATTTAAAAATGCCGCTACTCAATTGCCACAAGTAGAGCAATTTTTACCAATAAAACCTATTGAAGGCGGAGAAGCAATTACAAATTCAGATTATATTTTTGAGCCATCTAAAGAAGAAATAGTATTAGCATTAATACCAAAATCTTTAAAAACGCAATTATACAAAGGAATTAGAGATAGTTTTGCATCAGAACACGGTGCTCGTATGACTGCAATGCACAAAGCAACAGATAACGCAAAAGAATTACGTGACGAGTTATTATTAACGTATAACAAAGCACGTCAAGCGGCAATTACCAATGAAATCTTAGAGATTGTTGGTGGAGCGGAAGCTTTGAATAATTAGAAAATTATTAAATTTTTATAAAAAAAGCGAACCAATTGGTTCGCTTTTTTTATTTTCGAATATGTCAATGAATAAAAAGCTTAACGAAGATTATTTTAGAACAAAGAAAGTTCATAAAGAAAATAATGATAAGGGGAAAACATATAA of the Tenacibaculum todarodis genome contains:
- a CDS encoding PadR family transcriptional regulator, whose translation is MGNQKLYKGSLQTIILKLLAQNDKMYGYEITQKVKELTKGELKITEGALYPALHKLEAEGLLDVEVAKVGNRLRKYYKLTESGTKETANKLAEMQEFLKTMQHLVNPKFSLE
- a CDS encoding DUF5687 family protein — protein: MISHFLNLEWKQFFRSASFGKNVGIKILMAFFAIIILVNFLFLGAKGYSILEELFPGKDPFVLVNQFMIFMVISDLIFRYLMQKIPVMDIKPMLALPIKKNKLVNYVLTKSVFSFFNFGSLVLYIPFAIVLIMEGYNVAGVVGWTFFMIMLAICLNFTNFLINKNNIALGVLVALLGGLWLAFKYELGNVTGFFGDLFYAVYQNPLLSIIGVIFAGILYYLNFKQLSNVIYLDGAVKTENQEVNTSDLSFVDRLGSVAPFIKNDMRLIWRNKRTKTVFLMSFFFLLFGLMFFTMESYKDMEVMQLYGAIFVTAGFSMNYGQFVPAWDSEHYRMLMTQNLSYRKFLESKWYLMIVMTVILFVLCTPYLYFGIHKYLLIVAGFFFNLGFTPLIMLYMGAFNKKRIELSSGGLANTQGTSAAQFLVMIPVLVLPIIVYAIVNHFLGFNAAIIAIALIGVVSLLLKNPIMSFIEKKYQEKKYATIHGFKQQD
- a CDS encoding ABC transporter ATP-binding protein produces the protein MIQANNITKKYGKAQVLNIESLEIPKGQSFGLVGNNGAGKTTFFNMLLDLIRPTSGEIINNTVVVNKSEEWKTFTSSFIDESFLIGYLTPDEYFDFIGDLRGMNKADVKTFLSQFDEFFNGEIIGKKKYLRDLSKGNQKKAGIVGAMMGNPKVVILDEPFANLDPTTQIRLKTMIKKLTEDKEITVLVSSHDLTHVTEVCERIVVLDKGNVVKDIATSQETLTELESYFSA
- a CDS encoding tetratricopeptide repeat protein; the encoded protein is MKNLKKTVLLAVLLIAVLSCSTRKDTLVSRNFHALTTKYNVLFNGEQAFIKGLEEISSKHKDNYWKRLLIEPITFEDTKIQAPKFKNSIGEEDENKNLTSFELAEEKAIKAVQKHSMNIKGRERNRQIDDAYLLLGKSRYYTQRFIPALEALNYVIAEYPDANLINETKIWRAKTNIRLENEKLAIESLKLLLDVQEGDDKLTDEIKEQAHTAMAMAYAKTDTIQKVIEHLTLATRTHENKEQTARNLFILGQVYSELDRKDSAIVVFQKLADFKKMPYKYRIHSNIELVKNTSADSSSVALIKRFEKLIKNRDNRPYLDKLYYHVAVLHENQDSIADAISYYQKSLKAKDADDYQKTYTFEKLGDIHFKNAEFIKASVFYDSVLQVATEDVVNEKRIRKVKRRHKSLASLGKYENVLKINDSILHIANLPEGEQKIYFENYIAKIKKQDEENAQQQLNALSFGNSFGGGSSISTTNNSGKWYFYNTQAKAFGEAEFQRVWGTRSLEDNWRWSDKTTVSSNDTDVDADNQTNKRYELATYLETIPTDKVAIDSLTFQRNDALYQLGLIYKEQFKNPQLAIKNLERLQTVNTDERLNLPINYHLYQIYTSLNSPKANEYKNVILTKYPDTKYAQIIKYPTKKLAQDEEVDKIADAYKDIYYLYKENKFDEVITKIDVLLPTILESNLLPKFDLLKAYAIGKIKDKETYKTAMEFVALTYANTEEGKKAKEIVKQLN
- a CDS encoding bactofilin family protein; the encoded protein is MFKKDQTTNEQKKSSERNILAQNTQIIGNITSDGDFRIDGTLEGNLTTDGRVVIGAKGLVTGSVICANADIEGGFSGDLKVSKTLTVKRTATISGDVVIGKLSVEPGATFNATCSMKGAVKELKNDKEKATA
- a CDS encoding AtpZ/AtpI family protein; translation: MTKKRQPLNKFVRFTGIAFQMGLTIYLGNLLGEYLDQKYPNENDAYTKGVTLLAVFVSMFSVIMQVSKISKTND
- a CDS encoding DUF6168 family protein, which gives rise to MIKKILPFLSAIIIVFLISYLGHSKSLDLFNSQLSYSLLKVYLFHLIASAIVFTLVVLVFFKIPNQAGYAYLASVFLKLGFFVLIFKASVFTEVDLTKVERVSLVIPLFIFLISEAIGVSKLLNSN